Proteins from one Bactrocera neohumeralis isolate Rockhampton chromosome 3, APGP_CSIRO_Bneo_wtdbg2-racon-allhic-juicebox.fasta_v2, whole genome shotgun sequence genomic window:
- the LOC126753799 gene encoding UDP-glucosyltransferase 2-like: MAKSMLLIYFLLALAGSPTKIVAGARILGIFPHFGYSHFKVFFPLLRTLAEHGHHVTVVTHIQAPANTTTNYEELLLGGQKSTNILTFDHVLPRRPLHYLILEAEILHKEGQKTCELFYKSGHIETILKKHEQEPFDLVITEYFNSDCQLGIPYLLEVPIVGLSSCLLMPYFYDRIALPDFPSHVQSEFVGFPEELNWHERLLNFVQANVIKKLYRYRTNYYDRKVINKYLNVDFDVDDYAKRSTSLILVNQHYTLHGNKPLTSQLIEMGGIHIDETALKAKLPDEIEKFLKNSPAEGVLFFSWGSLVRSSSMPSEKVQTIVKVLEQQPFNVIWKWETDEVPTKSKKFLFVKWAPQLSLICHPKVKLFWGHGGLLGTTENIYCGKPLIVTPLYGDQSVNAYAVQNRGVGSILFFDDINEKNLIATLKEMRRKSYAENAAVLSHLFRNRDMKPLDRAVWWVEHLLQENGKTAHKLLQTKAVKLNWFVYYSLDSVSIILIGFALFIFIARAILRRLCGLFKAGKQSGKVKTK; the protein is encoded by the exons ATGGCCAAAtcgatgttattgatttattttttgctgGCTCTAGCGGGGTCTCCGACAAAAATCGTTGCTGGCGCTCGCATACTCGGCATATTTCCCCACTTTGGCTACAGTCATTTTAAGGTATTTTTCCCCCTATTGCGCACATTGGCGGAGCATGGTCATCATGTCACCGTGGTCACACATATTCAAGCGCCCGCTAATACCACCACCAACTATGAAGAATTATTGTTAGGAGGTCAAAAATCCACAAATATCCTGACTTTCGATCATGTACTACCGCGACGTCCGTTACACTATCTTATATTGGAAGCAGAGATTTTGCATAAAGAGGGACAGAAAACCTGTGAACTTTTCTATAAGAGCGGTCATATCGAAACGATACTGAAAAAACACGAACAGGAACCATTCGATTTGGTTATCACCGAGTACTTCAATTCGGACTGCCAGTTGGGTATACCATATCTGCTGGAAGTGCCGATAGTGGGTTTAAGTAGTTGTTTACTAATGCCTTATTTCTACGATCGTATTGCCTTGCCTGATTTCCCCTCTCACGTACAATCTGAATTTGTCGGCTTCCCGGAAGAGTTGAACTGGCATGAACGTCTACTGAATTTCGTGCAAGCGAATGTAATCAAGAAGCTTTATCG TTACCGCACAAATTATTACGATCGCAAAGTGATCAACAAATATCTAAATGTGGATTTCGATGTTGATGATTATGCCAAGCGTAGCACCAGCTTAATTTTGGTCAATCAACATTACACCCTACACGGTAATAAACCGTTAACTTCGCAATTAATCGAAATGGGTGGCATACATATTGATGAGACAGCACTAAAAGCGAAATTACCAGATGAAATTgagaaattcttaaaaaattcacCTGCCGAAGGTGTGCTATTCTTTAGCTGGGGTTCTTTGGTACGTTCGTCTAGCATGCCCAGTGAGAAAGTGCAAACGATAGTCAAAGTACTCGAACAACAGCCTTTCAATGTAATTTGGAAATGGGAGACCGACGAAGTGCCAACGAAAAGTAAGAAGTTCCTCTTCGTCAAATGGGCGCCGCAGTTAAGTCTGATCT GCCATCCCAAGGTGAAACTATTTTGGGGGCATGGTGGTCTACTCGGCACCACTGAGAATATATATTGTGGCAAACCGTTAATTGTCACACCGCTCTACGGCGATCAAAGCGTCAACGCATACGCGGTCCAAAACCGCGGCGTGGGCTCCATACTATTCTTCGACGATATTAATGAAAAGAACTTAATAGCGACGCTTAAGGAGATGCGCCGCAAGAG ttATGCTGAGAATGCTGCTGTGCTGTCGCACTTATTCCGCAATCGAGACATGAAACCGCTGGACAGAGCCGTGTGGTGGGTGGAACATTTATTGCAGGAGAACGGCAAAACGGCGCATAAATTGCTGCAGACAAAGGCGGTAAAGCTAAATTGGTTCGTCTATTACTCACTGGACAGTGTGTCAATTATTTTGATCGGTTTTGCGTTGTTCATCTTCATTGCGCGCGCGATTTTGCGACGCTTGTGTGGCCTTTTCAAAGCTGGCAAACAAAGTGGCAAAGTGAAAACGAAATAA
- the LOC126753808 gene encoding AN1-type zinc finger protein 2A — translation MEFPHLGQHCNESTCNRLDFLPFKCDSCTKVFCSTHFNYDNHSCTGPRRKDMQVPICPLCGEPVPTAPGVEPDITVGRHIDQQCKSDTKKIYTNRCSYKNCKKKELIPVTCRECRKNYCLRHRHTADHECNSVTSGNVDQRALAANAAEYRRTNKPTSLFNAQPKRNAVPTGTQVQNIQGNMTEDEALARALALSIMELDENADRERRNQAASNSSVQANATVRVGGRDGQTTNVKDKCLLS, via the exons ATGGAGTTTCCACATCTCGGTCAACACTGCAACGAATCCACCTGTAATCGCTTAGATTTCCTGCCATTTAAATGTGATTCGTGTACTAAGGTATTTTGTTCGACGCACTTCAATTATGATAACCACTCGTGTACCGGTCCACGTCGTAAAGATATGCAAGTTCCCATTTGTCCATTGTGTGGTGAGCCAGTACCCACAGCGCCAGGTGTCGAACCTGATATAACAGTGGGTCGTCATATTGATCAACAGTGCAAATCCGACACAAAGAAAATTTATACAAACCGTTGCAGCTATAAAAACTGCAAAAAGAAGGAGCTTATTCCAGTTACTTGTAGAGaatgtagaaaaaattattgtttgcgTCATCGGCACACTGCAGATCATGAATGTAACAGTGTAACAAGTGGAAATGTAGATCAGCGTGCTTTAGCAGC TAATGCTGCTGAATATCGTCGCACAAACAAGCCAACTTCACTGTTCAACGCTCAGCCAAAACGAAATGCAGTACCGACTGGCACACAAGTGCAAAATATTCAAGGAAATATG ACAGAGGATGAAGCGCTGGCGCGGGCACTCGCATTATCAATTATGGAATTAGACGAAAATGCGGATCGAGAACGTCGTAATCAAGCTGCTTCGAATTCTTCAGTACAAGCCAATGCTACAGTACGTGTAGGCGGTCGTGATGGACAAACCACAAATGTCAAGGACAAATGTTTACTCTCGTAG
- the LOC126753176 gene encoding uncharacterized protein DDB_G0283357-like, whose protein sequence is MNLAKRTRAVESEMKMHLFVSCLVLISVVLHCGLAASASTVGLYAPDRYDGIPETCLLPMDFGYCRAKVKRYYFDMRRMKCAMFYFGGCAGNVNNFKSLEECNRVCLDGYGDYDSPNDVVAVNKASGRDYRGRGTVNSNSNSNSNNKNNNSGSGISSSSSSSSRGVISNVGGIKNNTSATSYGGSVGALDASYKNSYNKYNSNTYNTNTNIGSNVNGNNSGISSSSSSGSAAGSVVNNNTKIIRNRSDDNLDEYDYEEN, encoded by the exons ATGAATTTAGCTAAACGCACACGAGCAGTAGAAAGTGAAATGAAGATGCACCTATTCGTGTCCTGTCTAGTGTTGATCAGTGTGGTGTTGCATTGTGGGCTGGCGGCAAGTGCTTCCACTGTGGGGCTCTATGCACCAGATCGCTATGATG GCATACCGGAAACATGTCTCTTGCCCATGGACTTTGGCTACTGTCGGGCCAAAGTGAAGCGCTACTATTTCGATATGCGTCGCATGAAGTGCGCCATGTTCTACTTTGGCGGCTGTGCGGGCAACGTCAACAACTTCAAATCGTTGGAGGAATGCAATCGCGTATGCCTGGACGGTTATGGTGATTATGACAGCCCGAATGATGTGGTAGCCGTCAACAAGGCAAGCGGACGTGATTACCGCGGTCGCGGCACTGtgaacagcaacagcaacagcaacagcaataacaaaaacaacaattctgGCAGTGGcattagcagcagcagcagcagcagcagtcgtGGCGTCATCAGCAATGTCGGTGGCATTAAGAACAACACGTCCGCAACCAGTTATGGTGGCAGTGTTGGCGCTCTTGATGCCAGCTATAAGAACAGCTACAACAAGTACAACAGCAACACatacaacaccaacaccaacatcGGCAGCAATGTTAATGGCAATAACAGTGGcattagcagcagcagcagcagcggcagcgccGCCGGCAGCGTTGTgaacaataacacaaaaatcaTACGCAACCGAAGTGATGACAATCTCGATGAATATGATTACGAGGAGAATTAA
- the LOC126753803 gene encoding kelch domain-containing protein 3, which translates to MQWITHLDGGPRRVNHAGACVGDRIYSFGGYCTGDDYRLNECIDVHALNTNTLRWALVPQMRDENGLPLKYPEVPFQRYGHTAVSYGDKIFMWGGRNDDQLCNILYCFDPQTISWSRPDVKGAIPGARDGHSACVIDDCMYIFGGFVEEINEFSCDVHCLDFRTMEWRYIQTFGAPPSFRDFHSAASIYGRMYIFGGRGDKHSPYHSQEEMYCPEIVFLDMKTKMWHRPSTTGKVPVGRRSHSMFIYNGLIHIFGGYNGILEQHFNDFYTFDPKSNCWNLIKPFGQPPTARRRQVCIVKDKRMFLFGGTSPHPHDSLLIDNNDTHLLDFEPTLRTLAILAVINHRLDTTWLPKKLKEEIRLMTQPNSLTRPLNHAG; encoded by the exons atgcaATGGATAACTCACTTAGATGGGGGACCACGTCGAGTGAATCATGCAGGTGCTTGTGTTGGTGATAGAATTTACTCCTTTGGCGGTTACTGCACTGGAGATGATTATCGTTTAAACGAATGTATAGATGTTCATGCGCTTAACACCAATACGTTGCGCTGGGCGCTTGTGCCTCAAATGCGTGACGAAAATGGTTTGCCGTTAAAGTATCCTGAAGTGCCGTTTCAACG atatgGTCACACAGCTGTTTCCTACGgagataaaatttttatgtggGGTGGTCGTAACGATGATCaattatgcaatattttatattgctttGATCCACAAACTATAAGCTGGTCTCGCCCTGATGTGAAAGGTGCTATACCAGGCGCACGTGATGGTCATTCAGCATGTGTAATTGAcgattgtatgtatatttttggagGATTTGTTGaggaaataaatgaattttcatGCGATGTACACTGCCTTGATTTTCGGACAATGGAGTGGcgatatatacaaacatttggTGCACCACCGTCCTTTCGCGATTTTCACTCCGCAGCCTCCATATATGGCAGGATGTACATTTTTGGTGGCCGTGGCGATAAGCATAGTCCGTATCATAGTCAAGAGGAAATGTACTGCCCAGAGATAGTGTTTTTAGATATGAAAACTAAAATGTGGCATAGACCATCCACCACTGGTAAAGTGCCGGTGGGTAGGCGGAGTCATTCAATGT TTATCTACAATGGTCTCATTCATATATTTGGTGGCTATAACGGTATTTTGGAACAgcattttaatgatttttacaCATTTGATCCAAAATCCAATTGTTGGAATCTTATAAAACCTTTTGGACAACCACCAACTGCGCGACGACGACAAGTTTGTATAGTGAAAGATAAAAGGATGTTTcttttcggtggcaccag TCCACATCCTCATGACAGCCTATTAATAGACAATAACGACACACATCTCTTAGACTTTGAGCCTACTCTACGTACATTGGCAATTTTAGCTGTAATAAATCATCGTTTGGATACGACGTGGCTGCCTAAAAAGCTCAA AGAAGAAATACGCTTAATGACGCAGCCGAACTCCTTAACTCGGCCACTCAACCATGCTGGTTAG
- the LOC126753810 gene encoding uncharacterized protein LOC126753810, whose protein sequence is MASNPYVKSLIWLVCSGGVGYGLMLLTEPSEEKLERIKATGGPAHLTNEELKKLQFMQRMREAATGEAPPIYMQKKEK, encoded by the coding sequence ATGGCAAGCAATCCGTATGTTAAATCTCTAATCTGGTTAGTTTGTTCAGGCGGCGTTGGCTACGGGCTTATGTTGCTTACCGAACCATCTGAGGAGAAACTAGAGCGCATAAAAGCCACGGGAGGTCCAGCACATCTAACCAACGAAGAACTTAAAAAGTTACAGTTTATGCAACGTATGCGCGAGGCGGCCACTGGTGAAGCACCGCCAATTTACATGCAGAAAAAGGAAAAGTAA
- the LOC126753809 gene encoding uncharacterized protein LOC126753809 gives MLPKSPKPAFWKFIKGSAKVIFIAEAVCFAASYGVYYRMNTNREFRHYINDNFPFALDYYYKVGEVLGNSNLRQIDSAVWRAESEKRE, from the exons atgTTGCCGAAATCTCCCAAACCAGCATTCTGGAAATTCATAAAAGGAAGTGCTAAAGTAATATTCATTGCAGAAGCTGTTTGCTTTGCAGCCTCTTACGGAGTTTATTATCGTATGAACACAAATCGTG AGTTTCGCCACTATATCAACGATAACTTCCCATTTGCTCTAGATTACTACTATAAAGTGGGCGAGGTTTTGGGTAATAGCAACTTGAGGCAAATCGATTCCGCAGTCTGGCGAGCTGAGAGCGAAAAACGAGaataa
- the LOC126753805 gene encoding tubulin-specific chaperone C — MSANLQNSGTTLNSGENSDSKKENILERLNKRNKERQNYLDVKIEQRNKENVELEGTDYFAQTFTERTRAIEEQIQNISQISAATDRKTSNNADLTRIFADLTIQIQELQRYLTTSTMFLTDFKIKACQNTLNDLSSSCEECRLRLIPKKKFGFSGKKVAPKVLVNPKVVNLSTDKVDMPEKSKTDSTSFTWTLSNRENEYICLEGDELSNKDITISNLKNCFVELRGHAGSVQISQAIGCTFLCGPISRSLFAENCERTTLALACQQLRLHSSNNCRIYLHVTCRAIIEDCTQIEIADYNYNYATIDEDFQLAGLDKAQNNYTDIADFNWLSPDVPSPNWTLLKDTPLPSWSELRSQKQQKAKFL, encoded by the coding sequence ATGAGCGCAAATTTACAAAACAGCGGCACTACCTTGAACAGTGGCGAGAATTCCGATTCTAAGAAGGAAAACATATTGGAGCGTTTAAATAAGCGCAATAAAGAACGTCAAAATTATTTGGACGTAAAAATAGAGCAACGTAATAAGGAAAATGTCGAACTGGAAGGTACTGATTATTTTGCTCAAACATTTACTGAACGTACGAGAGCAATAGAGgaacaaattcaaaatatttcgcAAATATCCGCTGCTACAGATAGAAAAACATCTAATAATGCGGATTTAACACGCATATTTGCCGATCTAACAATACAAATCCAAGAATTGCAACGTTATCTTACCACATCAACAATGTTTCTGACAGACTTCAAAATTAAAGCCTGTCAGAATACGCTTAATGACTTAAGTAGTAGCTGCGAAGAATGTCGATTACGGCTGATACCGAAAAAGAAGTTTGGATTCAGTGGAAAAAAAGTAGCACCGAAGGTATTAGTCAATCCAAAAGTTGTGAACCTTTCTACCGATAAAGTTGATATGccagaaaaatcaaaaactgacagCACTTCATTCACCTGGACGTTATCGAATAGagaaaatgaatatatttgcCTTGAAGGGGATGAACTAAGTAATAAAGATATAACAATTTCTaatctaaaaaattgttttgttgaGCTTCGTGGTCATGCAGGATCAGTACAAATATCACAAGCCATCGGCTGTACATTCCTTTGTGGGCCAATTTCACGTTCGCTATTCGCTGAAAATTGCGAGCGTACAACGCTAGCTTTAGCTTGCCAACAATTACGATTACATTCTTCAAACAATTGTCGCATATATTTACACGTCACATGTCGAGCTATTATTGAAGACTGTACGCAAATTGAAATAGCagactataattataattacgcTACAATCGATGAAGACTTTCAATTGGCAGGCTTAGACAAAGCTCAAAACAATTATACAGATATCGCAGATTTTAATTGGTTGTCACCAGATGTACCGTCACCTAACTGGACGCTACTCAAAGATACACCCTTGCCTTCCTGGAGTGAGCTGCGtagccaaaagcaacaaaaagcgaaatttttatAG
- the LOC126753798 gene encoding UDP-glucosyltransferase 2-like codes for MFKNPKKILAFTIVLTILVNPILITECSRILGIFNYYAYSHFKVFYPLLRRLAEQGHQVTVVTHIKALDKIKPHNYTELLLTGGLTTNVVTFKDIFPRRSLFNIFKDADYMHHEGLSHCELLYKSGHVDTILKGHEQQPFDLVITEYMNSDCQLGIPYLLQVPVVGLSSCVLMPYHFDRIALPDFPSYIQSKLVGFPEELNCYERLLNFLQTKLVNYIYRYRTHSDDRKVINKYLNVDFDVDDYAKRSTSIILVNQHYTLHGNKPLTSQLIEIGGIHIDETALNAKLPDEIEKFLKNSPAEGVLFFSWGSMVRSSSMPSEKVQTIVKVLEQQPFNVIWKWETDEVPTKSKKFLFVKWAPQLSLICHPKVKLFWGHGGLLGTTENIYCGKPLIVTPLYGDQSVNAYAVQNRGVGSILFFDDINEKNLIATLKEMRRNSYAENAVVLSHLFRNQDMKPLDRAVWWVEHLLQENGKTAHKLLQTKAVKLNWFVYYSLDSVSIILIGLALFIFIARAILRRLSGLFKGGKQSGKVKTK; via the exons ATGTTTAAGAACCCCAAGAAAATATTGGCTTTTACAATAGTTCTGACCATTTTAGTGAACCCAATATTAATTACTGAGTGCAGTCGCATACTTGGAATATTTAACTATTACGCCTACAGTCACTTTAAAGTTTTCTATCCACTTTTGCGCAGACTGGCTGAACAAGGCCACCAGGTCACCGTGGTGACTCATATAAAAGCGCTGGACAAGATAAAGCCACATAACTATACCGAGCTGCTATTGACTGGTGGTTTGACAACCAATGTAGTTACATTTAAAGATATATTTCCACGACGAAGcttgtttaatatattcaaagaTGCCGACTATATGCATCATGAAGGACTGTCACACTGTGAACTCTTGTATAAAAGTGGACATGTTGATACGATTTTAAAAGGTCACGAACAGCAACCGTTCGATTTAGTCATCACTGAATATATGAATTCGGATTGCCAATTGGGTATACCATACTTGTTGCAAGTACCTGTGGTGGGTTTGAGTAGTTGTGTGTTAATGCCCTACCACTTTGATCGTATTGCATTGCCGGATTTTCCGTCGTATATACAGTCGAAATTAGTCGGATTTCCGGAGGAACTGAATTGTTATGAACGACTGTTAAATTTTCTACAAACGAAACTGGTGAATTATATATATCG TTATCGCACACATTCTGATGATCGCAAAGTGATCAACAAATATCTAAATGTGGATTTCGATGTTGATGATTATGCCAAGCGTAGCACCAGCATAATTTTGGTCAATCAACATTACACCCTACACGGTAATAAACCGTTAACTTCGCAATTAATCGAAATTGGTGGCATACATATTGATGAGACAGCATTAAATGCAAAATTACCAGACGAAATTgagaaattcttaaaaaattcacCTGCCGAAGGTGTGCTATTCTTTAGCTGGGGTTCTATGGTACGTTCGTCTAGCATGCCCAGTGAGAAAGTGCAAACGATAGTCAAAGTACTCGAACAACAGCCTTTCAATGTAATTTGGAAATGGGAGACCGACGAAGTGCCAACGAAAAGTAAGAAGTTCCTCTTCGTCAAATGGGCGCCACAGTTAAGTCTGATCT GCCATCCCAAGGTGAAACTATTTTGGGGGCATGGTGGTCTACTCGGCACCACTGAGAATATATATTGTGGCAAACCGTTAATTGTCACACCGCTCTACGGCGATCAAAGCGTTAACGCATACGCGGTCCAAAACCGCGGCGTGGGCTCCATACTATTCTTCGACGATATTAATGAAAAGAACTTAATAGCGACGCTTAAAGAGATGCGCCGCAATAG TTATGCTGAGAATGCTGTCGTGCTGTCGCACTTATTCCGCAATCAAGACATGAAACCGCTGGACAGAGCCGTGTGGTGGGTGGAACATTTGTTGCAAGAGAACGGCAAAACGGCGCATAAATTGCTGCAGACAAAGGCGGTAAAGCTAAATTGGTTCGTCTATTACTCACTGGACAGTGTGTCAATTATTTTGATCGGCTTGGCGTTGTTCATCTTCATTGCGCGCGCGATTTTGCGACGTTTGAGCGGCCTTTTCAAAGGCGGCAAACAAAGTGGCAAAGTGAAAACGAAatga
- the LOC126753802 gene encoding putative nuclease HARBI1 isoform X1: MDNNNISNLITNFFSREELLMSGMVRIEDILDSVQSSSSSESSSSSDDSEREETVKGDNFCDVIDNYSSSEFRTHMRLRRSTVEFLIEKYSATIAKSTNPGGRARVTPRTKVYLYIWYIGHTVTFRDLSRLFGISNSTAWHIINTLSSWIISSGHNFIKWPQGAVAKEVEKKFKNKNDIPGIIGVIGCTHIQIKAPNNNKENYLNRANTYSLVLQAVVDPDKRFTDLSCGEPGSMNSSKVLRRSNLFIKAQLEGQELFPKDYFLLGDSTYPSTSWLVSQFKDNKLTMSQRLFNKLHSSTHLVVVNAFSLLKARFRRLQHFSEQMNLCFMVNIIVSACVLHNICIDLDDILIDDFKDGNFQKLDNNIKAGLIEDDIYLDRRDLLFKYLQEYKVI; this comes from the exons ATGGATAATAACAACATATCGAACTTG ataacaaatttcttttcaagGGAAGAGCTTCTCATGAGTGGAATGGTCAGAATAGAAGATATTTTAGACAGTGTGCAATCAAGTTCTAGTTCCGAGTCCTCATCCAGTTCCGATGACTCCGAACGAGAGGAAACCGTCAAGGGTGACAATTTTTGTGATGTCATCGACAATTACAGCAGTAGTGAATTCAGGACCCACATGAGACTTCGACGTTCAACTGTAGAATTTTTAATTG agaAATATTCCGCTACTATAGCCAAAAGCACAAATCCTGGTGGAAGAGCAAGGGTGACGCCCAGAACTAaggtgtatttatatatttggtatatagGCCATACGGTAACTTTTCGAGACCTCAGCAGATTATTTGGTATTTCAAATTCAACAGCTTGGCATATTATAAACACTTTGTCGTCTTGGATTATTTCAAGTGGGCATAATTTTATAAAGTGGCCACAAGGTGCCGTCGCAAAAGAGGtagaaaagaaatttaagaaCAAAAACGATATACCAGGAATAATTGGAGTCATCGGCTGTACTCACATACAAATAAAAGCGCcaaacaataataaagaaaattatttgaatcgagCAAATACCTACAGCTTAGTGCTGCAAGCAGTAGTTGATCCAGACAAAAGATTTACCGACTTATCATGTGGCGAACCTGGATCGATGAATTCAAGCAAAGTTCTACGGAGATCCAATCTATTTATCAAAGCACAGTTGGAGGGGCAAGAATTATTTCCGAAGGACTACTTCTTATTAGGTGATTCAACTTATCCCTCTACTAGTTGGTTGGTATCACAATTTAAAGACAACAAACTGACTATGAGTCAAAGACTGTTCAATAAATTACATTCATCTACCCATCTCGTGGTTGTAAATGCCTTTAGTTTACTGAAGGCACGCTTCAGAAGGTTGCAGCATTTTTCAGAACAAATGAATTTATGTTTCATGGTGAACATTATTGTTAGTGCTTGTGTTcttcataatatatgtatagactTAGATGACATACTTATAGATGACTTTAAAGATGGTAACTTTCAAAAATTAGACAACAATATAAAAGCAGGACTCATTGAAGACGATATTTATTTGGACAGACGCGatctactttttaaatatttacaagaaTACAAAGTAATATGa
- the LOC126753802 gene encoding putative nuclease HARBI1 isoform X2, translating into MSGMVRIEDILDSVQSSSSSESSSSSDDSEREETVKGDNFCDVIDNYSSSEFRTHMRLRRSTVEFLIEKYSATIAKSTNPGGRARVTPRTKVYLYIWYIGHTVTFRDLSRLFGISNSTAWHIINTLSSWIISSGHNFIKWPQGAVAKEVEKKFKNKNDIPGIIGVIGCTHIQIKAPNNNKENYLNRANTYSLVLQAVVDPDKRFTDLSCGEPGSMNSSKVLRRSNLFIKAQLEGQELFPKDYFLLGDSTYPSTSWLVSQFKDNKLTMSQRLFNKLHSSTHLVVVNAFSLLKARFRRLQHFSEQMNLCFMVNIIVSACVLHNICIDLDDILIDDFKDGNFQKLDNNIKAGLIEDDIYLDRRDLLFKYLQEYKVI; encoded by the exons ATGAGTGGAATGGTCAGAATAGAAGATATTTTAGACAGTGTGCAATCAAGTTCTAGTTCCGAGTCCTCATCCAGTTCCGATGACTCCGAACGAGAGGAAACCGTCAAGGGTGACAATTTTTGTGATGTCATCGACAATTACAGCAGTAGTGAATTCAGGACCCACATGAGACTTCGACGTTCAACTGTAGAATTTTTAATTG agaAATATTCCGCTACTATAGCCAAAAGCACAAATCCTGGTGGAAGAGCAAGGGTGACGCCCAGAACTAaggtgtatttatatatttggtatatagGCCATACGGTAACTTTTCGAGACCTCAGCAGATTATTTGGTATTTCAAATTCAACAGCTTGGCATATTATAAACACTTTGTCGTCTTGGATTATTTCAAGTGGGCATAATTTTATAAAGTGGCCACAAGGTGCCGTCGCAAAAGAGGtagaaaagaaatttaagaaCAAAAACGATATACCAGGAATAATTGGAGTCATCGGCTGTACTCACATACAAATAAAAGCGCcaaacaataataaagaaaattatttgaatcgagCAAATACCTACAGCTTAGTGCTGCAAGCAGTAGTTGATCCAGACAAAAGATTTACCGACTTATCATGTGGCGAACCTGGATCGATGAATTCAAGCAAAGTTCTACGGAGATCCAATCTATTTATCAAAGCACAGTTGGAGGGGCAAGAATTATTTCCGAAGGACTACTTCTTATTAGGTGATTCAACTTATCCCTCTACTAGTTGGTTGGTATCACAATTTAAAGACAACAAACTGACTATGAGTCAAAGACTGTTCAATAAATTACATTCATCTACCCATCTCGTGGTTGTAAATGCCTTTAGTTTACTGAAGGCACGCTTCAGAAGGTTGCAGCATTTTTCAGAACAAATGAATTTATGTTTCATGGTGAACATTATTGTTAGTGCTTGTGTTcttcataatatatgtatagactTAGATGACATACTTATAGATGACTTTAAAGATGGTAACTTTCAAAAATTAGACAACAATATAAAAGCAGGACTCATTGAAGACGATATTTATTTGGACAGACGCGatctactttttaaatatttacaagaaTACAAAGTAATATGa
- the LOC126753807 gene encoding uncharacterized protein LOC126753807 has translation MSSDEKQKRKRWSVRETKSLLKCYLAHKDEFVHHGKKRLAYTHVLEDMIADGFSDPSATVITLENKIRSLHSTYKTAKENEAKTGVSPNNTLCMAEMEEIFGDMDSGSNDHRLQMGINSGNAFTMSPTDTVFTAHNVLIPDLSYPELHIKSSPPSSPSPQLELKSSPPSSPSSYTPVKSPTLPTALPQTQSASASLPQVSNRRRRRKTAREIYYEQKLKIKQKLAENKIEERRRLNQSILEVLKDVEMKKLEMLKAYLK, from the exons ATGTCCTCCGATGAAAAGCA aaaacgTAAACGGTGGAGTGTGCGCGAAACAAAAAGCTTACTAAAATGTTATTTGGCTCATAAAGATGAGTTTGTTCACCACGGAAAAAAGAGGTTGGCATATACACATGTTTTGGAAGACATGATAGCAGATGGCTTCTCG GATCCATCGGCAACGGTAATTACATTGGAAAACAAAATACGGAGTTTACATTCCACATATAAAACTGCGAAAGAAAATGAAGCCAAAACCGGCGTATCGCCAAACAATACCCTATGTATGGCAGAAATGGAAGAAATTTTTGGAGATATGGATTCCGGTTCAAATGATCACCGGCTTCAAATGGGCATAAACAGTGGAAATGCCTTTACAATGTCACCAACAGATACCGTTTTTACAGCGCATAATGTATTAATACCAGATCTATCTTATCCGGAATTACATATAAAATCATCACCACCTTCTTCCCCTTCGCCACAACTCGAACTTAAATCGTCACCACCATCTTCTCCTTCTTCATATACACCTGTGAAATCACCAACGCTACCAACTGCATTACCTCAAACACAGTCTGCATCTGCATCATTACCGCAAGTTTCAAATCGACGTCGTCGTAGAAAAACCGCTCGGGAAATTTATTATGAGCAGAAATTAAAGATCAAACAAAAGTTAgcggaaaataaaattgaggaGAGAAGAAGGCTAAATCAATCTATTCTTGAGGTACTTAAGGatgttgaaatgaaaaaattagagATGCTGAAGGCGTATTTAAAGTAG